The following proteins come from a genomic window of Dermacentor albipictus isolate Rhodes 1998 colony chromosome 8, USDA_Dalb.pri_finalv2, whole genome shotgun sequence:
- the LOC135909743 gene encoding keratin-associated protein 19-1-like → MRAFVVVCLLSAVALGSAQTRDPREANARTASAANTRGALTGNLRGGIESVGPSGAPGTTITLGGTVGGGLGGQGGGFPSVWSGSYAPTHGWNQGFGHASGYGYNPYGYGSYGYNPYGYGSYGYNPYGHGSYGYNPYGYNYGNNGYSNGYGYGGHYHNNNNRHL, encoded by the exons TTGCCCTTGGTAGTGCCCAAACTCGGGATCCCCGTGAAGCAAATGCACGTACCGCCAGCGCTGCAAACACAAGAGGTGCGTTGACAGGGAACCTGCGTGGTGGAATCGAATCTGTTGGTCCCAGTGGAGCTCCGGGCACCACCATAACGCTCGGAGGCACCGTCGGCGGTGGTCTTGGAGGCCAGG GAGGAGGCTTTCCTTCGGTCTGGAGTGGAAGTTATGCACCAACTCATGGCTGGAATCAAGGTTTTGGACATGCTAGTGGCTATGGCTACAACCCTTACGGCTACGGTTCTTATGGATACAATCCTTACGGCTACGGTTCCTACGGCTACAATCCTTACGGCCACGGTTCCTACGGCTACAATCCTTACGGCTACAACTATGGAAACAACGGTTACAGCAACGGTTACGGTTATGGCGGCCAttatcacaacaacaacaaccgccACCTGTGA